gtgtgtgtgtgtgtgtgtgtataccagTGGTCCCTTTGTATTTTATTACTCTCAAACTTTGCAGTATGGTCATTAAGAAAAGTTGTATTTAGAACCATGTcagcaagttaaaaaaaaaaacacacagccattacAGTCTGGTAAAATACTTccatgtacagtacatcaaTCTAAGAAGACACCTTTTCCGCATAATCCTATCCTAAAAAATTATATTCTGGTATTATTTTAGCgttattttccaaaaatgtgGCAAACTAGCAGGCTTGACGATCATTAATAAAGCGGAAACTGGAGGCAGCATGtttctaaaaatgtttttatttcacttcaAATGCAATCAGAACTTATTATAgatttggtttttttttctgcagtagAACTATGCTTTGTTTGTACCATTTCCTTCACACGTTTATTTAAGTTTAATTTTGCATTACAGGCCGTTAGAGAATCATTACTACCAAAACGTAATGAGAGTAAAAccatgacacacaaacacacatttaacaaAAGAATGTCAGAATATACATAAATTATATTCTCTGTATTTACAAAAACAGGATTCAGCTCATGGGTTTGGACAGTTTAGTCTAATATTAATTTTACTGTCCTGGGTCATAACAAATGAAATgattctttctctttcttcaacacacacacacacacacgcataaacAAAAGGGCTCATCTCTGGTCCTCAAAGATTTAAATATTTGGCTTGTACACCTAAGAGGAGCATCATATGGAAGCATTAGCATTTCCAACTTGAAGCTGATATTTATTCACATTACCCTTTCAGAATTGCTTAAAGTTTCAGGACATTTTCCAGTGTCCATGACaagatacagtatgtacacaGTGGGAGCCCAAAATGATATAACAAGTTATATCACTTTAAAGTAAAAGAAATATCCCAACAAACATGTTTAGACTGAGAAGAAGCCCCTTCAAAAATTTTCACTGTTAGACTAGCAAAACAGTATGGCTATCCCTACATTTTATTACTATTTGAGCTAAATAGTGAAAATAACGTCTAACGCAAGCAAGCTTCTCTCTGGATCTGTGGAGTAAAAAAAACGGTTCAAAAACCACATCACCAAGATACCAAAACAGACAGGGTTGCTGGTTCGGTGTCCCACCACAGCAGCTGACTTCATCATTCTTTACTTGTCTTTCTATAAGTGGAAAAAGTTGAAAGTAAGTATTGAGAGGagacatgcaaaaaaaacaagagcagCTTCAGAGTTATAAAATAGAAGTGGACGCAGAAGTGGTACATTTATGTACAGAGATTCAGAATTATAAATTGTGTAGTATTTGAAATAGTAACATTACCTTGTCTTGTTGACCAGCCCCATCGGAGCCTGTGTACAGTGAacagacaaaaaagtcatatacaGAAATGAAAACTAAATTGAAATATCTTAATGTATCTTCTTTAAATCGTAGTCAGTGTTTAAGGCACAGCATTCATCAAGTACTGTATGTTCTTAAAATCTTATTTAGTCCTAATGGTGAGATAGTATTGATCCTTCTTGCAGTTTTACATGATTAAATGCATGCAGACAATTATTAACttcataaattattatttttactgtCAGTAAACAAGGCATTTCTTCTGGATTATTTGTTACCTGAGCCGGTGCAGGTCCAAGAGACAAACTTGATAAGACCGTAGAGCACTAGCGCTACGCCGACCATTGCCATTGAGTCCTCAATGGAGGGAGTACTGAAccctgaaaagaaaaaagaataaaattcATAATTGATTCCCATTTATATGACTTGCATTTTTGTTGACAAGCTTGATGAAAATAATGAATTTAACCTTCAAGCCATTAATACTTTGCCGAttttaatccagctctgtgtcatcttatttatttattttttttttttattaaatcagcTAAATATCTCTTATATCCATTCATATGAGTATGATTTTTACTGGCTCACAGCATAAAATGGCAATAATCAACGAGTAACAGCCCCTCTACAGCATATGTCAGAAGAgacataaatgtatgtattttaagttttcCAAAGTATCATAATGTAATCGAATGCAGGGGTAGTTAATATGAAATGTTAACTTAATTAGATATCCAAGCAGGTAGAGACTTTCATTAAACATTGACACAAGTTCAACCCATTCAAACCCCATTACCAAGATCTTGATAAACGACAACACATCTCTTCCACATTACCAATGGCGTTGAGGGTCACGCTGGCCCGTCGTGTGCCTCCGAGATGGACAGCCACACAGGTGATCTCCCCTCCTCTGCCCAGGTCCAGCTTAGCCGGGTCAAGCTCCAACCGGCTGCTCTGGCTATAGGTCCCATCCCAGGCCTGCCTGTGGCCCGTAACGCTGCCTGATCCCAGAGGGCTGGACTTCCCATCTGCGCCTTTTAACTCCCAACTCAGTTCCAGGGAGAGGGGGGCAAAGCCGGACGCCTCGCACTCGACGGTCAAAGTCTGGCCAGGAACAATGAGGGGCAGAGGGGAGGGGTGGATGGAGAGGGATGGAGGTTCTGGGTAAAAGGAAAAAAGGGTAAAGGAGCAAAGAAAAGAGTAGGACAATGAGAGCAAGTTCATATAATAATCTGTAATTTCCCAATTATATTTTACTTTGTGCTCTTaattttttaacaataattagTTTGTTTCAGTGTTGTTTGACAGCAGATACTAAACAATGGCAGGCTATATGTGACAGTGCATGAACGCTAACATGGACAGAGACTGATTAATGGTGCACTTGAGCACATTTCCTCCGCGTAGCATCATTTCCAGTCCCGACTCGAGTAATGCTTCTGAGAGTGAACATTCTCTGACAGCAGAAGAACCAGGGTTagaaaaataattttacaaTTACTATTTTAAAACATGCTTGTCTtaaaacacacaacagaaagTAAAATCTTTTCCCTCACCTACAATCTCAAGCTCCACTGCCACCTGAGCCACAATGTACGGCAGGTACACCGTACAAATATACATCCCGGAGTGATGCACTTTAGCCTCCTGCAGGATCAGAGACGCATTCCCCTTCTTGTGCAAACCCTCAAAGTCCAGTGTGGCCCCTTCCTCTTGTGTATCAGCCAAGCGGTCCGTCTTGCCGTCGTAAGCCAGAACCAATCGTCCGTCGCCTCTGAACTGGTAGCGCCACTCTACGGCAAAACCCGATCCAGATAAAGGCGAGGAGGGGTCAACCCAGAAGCTGCAATCCAGCAGCACTGGTTCCCTGAGTCTGGACTGCACCGAGACCGTTTTACTGGTCACACTGAGAATtactgaggagacagagaggaggagagagtcaAACTGTCACATATGACTGAGATGAGATCaacgttttttttctactttttctgTGTCAATATAAAATATTACCATTGTGCTCTTTGGTTGCTGTGGGAGCACGCATGATAGTGGAAATGGCCAGCTCTTCATTGAGGCCCTGAAGGGCAGTTGAAAACCAATCAGCTTGCAGGTATGTGGGGCTTAAGGCGGAGTCTGTGAGCGGAGCAACCCATTTGAGGGTGGAGGGCTGCGGCAGGAAGGGGTTGATCTCACACTGGGGCTTCTGGACAGATCCTCTGGGAGGGTTCAGAGAGCGCTGGCAGAGAGTGGCAGCTGGGTCTGAGGAAAGAGGAGTCAGGAGGGTAACATGGATACAGTGTTGTGGTATATAAGTAGATCACAGATGCACATTTTTCttatatgtaaaataaatggaatTTGACAAGAGAATGGTAGATTGATCTAAAGAGGAAGATGGTGAAGAGATAGATATTAGgcctgatttaaaaaatatttgaagAATTGAAatcacaatacttttttttcttttctgataAATACCTAATCAATTATGCTGAcaaattagtttagtttaagcctgggaaaaaaagaaaaaattaaaaacagaacccatatttattttattaatttaaaagaGAGATGTTTTAGATTGCATTTGTGAAGAACAGTCTTTCCTAAAGTTAGGTTCCGGACCAGGAATGGGTCGCAGACCTGTTTTTCTTGGGTCAACAATCAGCAGGGTAAAATGCATAACAATGCTATGATATGTGAATTTATTTTCCTAATTAAAATAGAAGAagattgttgttttttgctGCGCTGGTCTGTTGAGCTCAGATTCTGTGTGTGGACCTGTTTTTTAAACTCTTAACACATTCACCTCTGTTTTAATAACTATTGTAAGGGTATCCTTATACTGGGACCAGCCCCAAAAGTCATACTGGGGCTCAACCAGATGTGAATGTATGCAATTCAGAGATACATCATGAAAAAGTGCAATAATGCTCAGGTATAATAATGATTTTATGGACCAATAGCActtacagtaggctatatatctGTGAAGGCTTATAATTGACCTTAACTACTGCTGGCTCTGAAATGTTAAACATTTGCGTCGcttactgtatacacacacacaatgaacaaCAGCATGTGGACAAACACTTGTATTTGCATGCAACATTATACAGAAAGCATTATTGCACACACTCATTCACATCTAGATACAATGTGTGGTTACACATCCGGTTCAGTGTGTCATTTTTAACTAACCGGTAATAAAGTAGACTCTGTCGGGGTTGATGTCGGATGGAGCCTGGTTGAAATCTGCACTGTGGCTGTGTGCGCCTGTTCTGATGTGAAGCAGGGATTTCTCCTGGCTCGTAGCTGCAGTTAAACCTCCTCCTCGACCAGCTTTCTCCTGCACAAACCAGCACTCCAACACTGGACAGCTACTGCTGCAGGCTAGACAACAGATTAAACAAGGAATTAAAGGTAtttagggaaaaaaaacactttcaaaCAGAAGCATAATAATACAATTAcacaatattgtgatattggaATAGATAGCATTGCGAATTCTTTAGTGGCAACACTCCGACATTCCCCTAATATTTAACAATTAATCATAATTTTGTGTATCTAGTATTCTTCCAAAAACTTATAACGAAATTAATGTACTATAGTTGCATAAAATAAGGTATGTTGCAgtagttaaatacaaaatacacaaggAATTATGACTGACGTTGAGTGTAAGGCCTTGCAGGAATTAAactatgacaaataaaaatagtaAAAGTAAAACTGTGAATCTTTTCGGTGCAACAAATACGTTGTGGTTGACTGCAGCGTAGTTACTTTCATTTTTATTCTCTTGCTTTTTCATGTCAATGTTTGGACTTTGAACATGAATTCTGCAAAATGGGCAGTAGCCTATTCTGTAGAAAGTCTAAGAAGGTTCAGGCATGTTTTCCAATTTGTTTATTTATCTGTATTATTATGTTTATGTATTTTGGTTGTCTCACTTCTATGAATTTACTGAGGTAAAGACACCGTGAGTTTGTTTCCACTGTTGATGCTGGGTGTAACAGTTTTGGCCATGAGAGTGCGCTACTGCAATGGACACTTCACACCAAACTCCCTTTAGAAATATATGTAGTTTAACATAAGCTACATTAAGTTAAAAGTATACGATGTATAGGAAATTACTTTAGACATTATATTACACGACTGGATCCTATGCTAAATTCGGGATATATGTTTAATGAATTATCACATACAATAATGAACAGCCTGAAATCTTAAGTTAGTTGGACTCGTATGGCACTGTCATCCTCCATTGTcaaattataaaatgtatttggattttcatgaaataaataataaatattctCCTAGTGCACTACAGCCTACAACAtcacttcatttatttttttactccactacatattCTTAAAATTTGCTTTCATATGCACATATAGGCTACAGCTAACTATGACCATTTTTCCCCACAGAGTTTTGAATAGCCTAGGTCTACACGAGAAAAGGCGCATCCTACAGGTGCAGAAAAACTCAGCTGAGCCTTTTTCGTGTATTTGGACAGCAGCATAGTTTAATAACAACAATCGTCAGATCGGTAACCTTACCTTTAATGAAGCAGATTACGGTAACCAGGGACAGTTTGTAGATTGTAGAGAAGTTAGTCATGATTGTATGTCTTCCTTTGCTGTAACGTTATGGTAGTAGGCTACTCTTTGCTGCGATGGCACGAACAAAGTAGAGCTTATTGCTGGTTTTCCCCTTCAACTCCGGGTTGATTTTAGTTTCACTTTCACCAAGTCCGTCAAGTCAgccataaaaaaatacaaattccggtcacaatttcaaaataagtcGGCCATAAGAGCCACGTCAAAACATAAGTTAGGCTAGACTATATCTGAAATTAAATTGACTGGAAACTCAAAGATAAACTCTTTATCAGAACTTGAATGCAAAAACTGCCTGAAATATTTAAACCGTAGCCTACAGCAGTTCTCCACTCTGCAGGTAGATGGTAGATGGCGCCCTCTGCTGACAAAAAGGACCGAACTTGGTCTGAACCATAGGTCTGAACTTGTGCCACTACTTTTATGTGTCCTTCCTTTGCTTCCTTGATCCTTTAATCTGCTAAAGTTGTCCTGCGATTTACCACAACTACGATTGTTTAAAGAGTGTGCACAATGGAAAATGCAGATCAACGTGTAGATGGACATGTGAGGATGCAAACTTTCAGGAGTATAGGCCTACTTTCAGAGGTCAGATGAGGacaagagaaacagaaacaatgaACTGACTGTACTTGAATGgatcactcacacatacacaaccattGTTTTAATCTACCTCTTAGCAAGATGATAAACTACCACCATTCACTTTAATACAACACATCAATGTCCTGACCCCAGAGGGCAATACTTGGGTATAGGCCCGGTTCTATGCCAGTTGGGTAGCATGTGTTTAGTGCTTTTAACATATTTAGATTCAAATTTTTATGATAAGAACAACTTTTGCATTCAATATATTCCCCAAATATGCTATTTTCCTTTATATGGTGCAGTTTCTTGTACATTTAAAGCAAGCTGGACGTACTTTATTAATGACTTTTCAGTCTAACATCATTGAAGTTTTGCTGATGTTCatctttgattattttttttgcagaaagtGTTTACTCTGACAACAGAGGAATGTGGCAACTAGGAGGACCAGAAGCTTTGATGGCCGTGCAGGAACCAAAAGATGCAAATCATACAAGgtctgtgtcacacacacacacacacacacacacacacacacacacacacacacacacacacacacacacacacacacacacacacacacaaatgaaaccTAACAGACTCATCACGTGATTTACCAGAAATGGTACAGAGGGATGTGCTGTTGCTGCCCAGTGGAGGAGCTCTAACACTGTTCCTGAATCCTTACaaagtataatatatatagaaaCAGCAGGGTTTGGCAGGGTGACATAAGGAAGGCGTTAATCAAGTTGCATTCTGGGAATGTTCTTTGTGACTCACTGCTTCTGTCTGTTACAGATAATTAGTTATCTGGATAgtttaataaaacaattcaTAGCCCCAAAACCTTTATCTTCCTATATTCTTGTATCTTCTTTACATTTCCATTGAGTAAAATAATAAGGTCTGTGTCTTAGAAATCAAATATTGATGCCTAATATGTGGCTGCCAGGTCAGAGCGAAAGAGTACTTGTGCATCTGCCTTTTCAAAACAACAAAGGAAGAAACAAAATGGTACCACACTGGTGTTCTCAGAGTGAAGGGTGTGGCGTGCTGTAGGCATCTTAGGAACTGTACAAAACCACACAGCGCTGTGTCTTGCAGAGCTTTGCTATATTttttcagtgtaaaaaaaaggaacaattaTGATTATgaattttaaagaaaatgctcTTTGATTCCTTAttctgctgtgagaaacattgcaATTGCAGATAATGCTTTGAATCACCAGGGCTATAGTGAGTAGGCTATAGTTTTGATACTTCAAGAATAGTTTTGCTTaaaatacttttgcttttatttgagtaggattttgaatgcaggactgttacttgtaatggagtatgtTTTAGATTGTTGTTTTGATTCTTTTATAGCATCTAAgttcttcttccaccactgctgtcaGGTTGTTACTGATCAATTCTTTtagtttcatttcttcagctttGATTACTCAATAGGTCTGTTCAGAACAAGTTGCAACATGAAACCTAGTTTATGCAACTTTGTCTTGTCTAACTGTCTGGCTAGCTTGGTACAGTGTATTATGGTCAGGAAAGCCCAAATTATCTGCAAAGGACATCTGTAAACATGTCCATGGTGAAGTTAAATAACATACATATTGTAACATAATTGTGTTACAATTATACATTGACTTTACAAAACCTACACTTATTTGATGAAGTCACATTTAggattattatgattattatcaCATCGTGGTTATGTTAGTATATGTACATAAAACTTGTGTTGTTTGTCTCCTGTTTTttgataaattaataaaaaaaaaagaatctggcTAAATTAAGTTTGGCTGATGTTGCGTTAAAGCGGAACTAATCAACAACGGAGTCTTTCTTTGGTTGTTGTAGGCCTTGTGTTTCCGGACAAGTTAGTTTATTTAGAATAATTGAGATAGGCCTTCATTCATTTATAACTAATCGTAagtaataatatattatagcCTACTCATATATTTAGAGCTTATTTTACAAATAGCCTAAATGTTGTTTACCTAATGCCCTCTAACCATTATCTAACCATCAACAAGTACAGACTCCTAACATTTGTGCAGAGAAAGTCATGAACCAAAGATTTTCAGTTTCTGACAGTCACCCCAGAGCATTTCAGCCGGTGTAGTTAAAGTAGTTGCTTTGTGTTAGATTTCCATCAGACACTTCTCCTACAGGAACTTTGATGAGCACATTAGGttcatatctgtctgtctgacattATGTATCATATCCATTTCAAATTATTTTGAGTTTTGCTCGCTTCACAGCAAGACACTTTATCAAGTTGTTGTTCTAGATACAGTGTAAACAGCTTCACAGTGTTGATCAAAGGTAACTAATAAGATTGTCTGTCTGAAATATCACCTGTATTTATGCACATTTATATTTTGATGGTTTCACACTTTTTCATTGTTGATACATTATTGAGATATTACTTTTTACGCTGTTTATTTATgaatgcttatttatttatttgtctggaCAGCGTGAAGAGGAGggggaacacaaagactaaatacaagaggtaacgaggactaacaaggggcaggtgatacaacaggtggaacaaatcagggtggggcagaacaatcaaaaaaggcgggaaacaaacaaagacaagaagtaAACTACAAGACAAGGCAGACAAGacagattacaaaataaaacaggaaacagaaaataaaacaagacaagaccgaaaatcacacaaacagaaggaaacaagacatgacagaaaacCAGGCTACAAAAAATGACAGACAcaacaccaaaaccataacacCACCGTTGGtaacgcccctttggaaatgagctgtgaattaaccttccccagacccactctcagttagaactgagaagggtctggtgtcaaccaggctaggtGAATATCTGAGTCACTCAAAACACTGTAACACTCGTCCATAACATCTTCTTGCTGATGGAAATGTAGCTTGTTTGCAATACAAGAGAAGGGAACAGGGAAGTTTTTAAACGGCAGTGCTCCCCCAGCTCCCAAAGCTGAAGTAGCACGCTGTTCTTCTGGACATGAGTGATGTCACTGGCAGTAAAGCAGATTTTGCAGTTTTGTCCAGCTGAGCACCCAGAGACAcagaaaacattggaaaaaaacatCTCTTTTAACACCATATACCTTATTTAGATAGAGATAAGGTTGAACATTGCAGAAATTTCCCTTTTAAAACTGATTACAttaaaatatttagttttttgggGTTTTCTTAATAAGGAATAGGTTGTTTTATGTTTCATAATATCTATCTACATTTGATCTATTTTCtacaaaaaaatcattttagCTGAGATTCAAAAACAGTTGTTTCTAGCTtatcagcacagacattttctgTGTGAATATTTCTGTGTGAATATTTCCTGCTACTTTTTTGCGACAAGTGAGGTTTTCTGTCTTACTTTTTGTATACAAAGAATGATTTTACTGATGATGTATGTATTATTGGTGTGGTATAATAGTATAATATAGATTCATTTCAGTTCCCATAATGGTGGGTCATAACGCTTTACTTTTTCAGTCATGGCATGCACAGCACAGTTCTTAACTCTCTGTAATGGTGGAGAGATCATCTGCAGTCTGTGCAGCTGGCTGAGTCTTTAGAAGAAGCTTGTAttcacaagaagctgtttttatGTGATGAACTGGAGTTTGTTCTTCACTTAAAAATAATTCCAGTCAGACATCATGTGTAgcctaaatataaaatataaagatGAAAATAATTATGTAATCTGAAGTTGAAAACTGTTTATTTGAATTTATGgctgatttttatttatcagtTTTCTTTGAGATGTTCTGTCATTAAAAGtggtttagtgtgtgtgtgtgtgtgtgtgtgtgtgtatgtgtgtgtgtgtgtgtgtgtgtgtgtgtgtgtgtgtgtggtgagatTATTGAGGACATTACTGTATCGAGTGAAACATCTAACATTTTTACTACAATTTGCACGGATTATAGTTTTATTCATGAATATTTCtggaattattattaataattattttattctgaaaaaaaagagtttagAGTTTATTTGTAGTTTGTTGGAGTTTCGTAATTGTTTCATAACATAAAATGATTTTTCATGAATTCCTCTTTGTTAAAGGTATTTTCGGTTTAAGGGAGCAGTGAGGCTGTTCATTAGGCTGTCACTAAATACATTCTACATGGatttgatttcattttattgATCTTAATTTGATGAATACATATGACCAGAGTCATGGATCATCAGCATGTTTTAACAGACCAGCAGATAGTCAGGTCCAATCATCAGGAGTTCAGAGGAGACACCTCA
The Sander lucioperca isolate FBNREF2018 chromosome 14, SLUC_FBN_1.2, whole genome shotgun sequence genome window above contains:
- the tapbp.1 gene encoding TAP binding protein (tapasin), tandem duplicate 1 → MTNFSTIYKLSLVTVICFIKACSSSCPVLECWFVQEKAGRGGGLTAATSQEKSLLHIRTGAHSHSADFNQAPSDINPDRVYFITDPAATLCQRSLNPPRGSVQKPQCEINPFLPQPSTLKWVAPLTDSALSPTYLQADWFSTALQGLNEELAISTIMRAPTATKEHNVILSVTSKTVSVQSRLREPVLLDCSFWVDPSSPLSGSGFAVEWRYQFRGDGRLVLAYDGKTDRLADTQEEGATLDFEGLHKKGNASLILQEAKVHHSGMYICTVYLPYIVAQVAVELEIVEPPSLSIHPSPLPLIVPGQTLTVECEASGFAPLSLELSWELKGADGKSSPLGSGSVTGHRQAWDGTYSQSSRLELDPAKLDLGRGGEITCVAVHLGGTRRASVTLNAIGFSTPSIEDSMAMVGVALVLYGLIKFVSWTCTGSGSDGAGQQDKKDK